The Pyrus communis chromosome 2, drPyrComm1.1, whole genome shotgun sequence genome includes a window with the following:
- the LOC137724129 gene encoding type III polyketide synthase B produces MGSEHVVQGGFPMKANAGNATILALGKAFPHQLVMQDFLVDGYFKDTNSDDPELKQKLARLCKTTTVKTRYVVMSEEILEKYPELTTEGTPTIKQRLHICNEAVTKMAIEASQACIKKWGRPTSDITHLVYVSSSEARLPGGDLYLAKGLGLSPQTKRVMLYFSGCSGGVAGVRVAKDIAENNPGSRVLLATSETTIIGYKPPSANRPYDLVGVALFGDGAGAMMIGSDPELVSENPLFEVHTALQEFLPGTEKTIDGRVTEEGISFKLERELPQIIEDHIEGFCGRLMGVVGYDNKEYNKMFWAVHPGGPAILNRMEKRLDLSPEKLNASRRALADYGNASSNTIVYVLEYIIEESKKMKREGEGDGEWGMILAFGPGVTFEGILARKLAV; encoded by the exons ATGGGGAGTGAACATGTTGTGCAAGGAGGTTTCCCAATGAAGGCGAACGCCGGAAATGCTACAATTCTCGCACTCGGAAAGGCCTTCCCTCACCAGCTTGTCATGCAGGATTTTCTGGTTGATGGGTATTTCAAAGATACCAACAGTGATGATCCAGAGCTTAAGCAGAAGCTGGCTCGACTCT GCAAAACAACAACAGTCAAAACTAGGTATGTGGTCATGTCAGAAGAGATTCTGGAAAAGTATCCAGAGCTTACAACTGAAGGCACACCAACTATAAAGCAAAGGCTACACATTTGCAATGAAGCTGTAACAAAGATGGCAATTGAAGCTTCACAAGCTTGCATCAAGAAATGGGGGAGACCTACTTCAGATATAACCCACTTAGTCTATGTCTCGTCTAGTGAAGCTCGCCTCCCGGGTGGTGACCTTTACCTAGCGAAAGGCCTTGGACTTAGTCCCCAGACTAAAAGGGTCATGCTCTACTTCTCAGGCTGCTCGGGCGGTGTGGCTGGCGTTCGTGTTGCCAAAGACATTGCCGAGAACAATCCAGGAAGTAGAGTCCTGCTTGCTACTTCTGAAACCACTATCATTGGGTACAAACCACCAAGTGCAAACAGACCATATGATCTTGTTGGTGTTGCACTTTTTGGGGATGGTGCCGGAGCCATGATGATTGGCTCAGACCCCGAATTGGTATCTGAAAACCCGCTGTTCGAAGTTCACACAGCCTTACAAGAGTTCCTGCCTGGTACTGAGAAGACCATTGATGGAAGGGTCACAGAAGAAGGGATCAGCTTCAAGCTGGAAAGAGAGCTGCCTCAAATAATTGAAGATCACATTGAAGGATTCTGTGGGAGGCTGATGGGAGTTGTTGGATACGATAACAAGGAGTACAACAAGATGTTTTGGGCTGTCCATCCAGGAGGTCCGGCAATCTTGAACCGAATGGAGAAGCGTCTTGATTTGTCGCCAGAGAAGCTGAACGCGAGCAGACGCGCTCTGGCGGATTATGGCAACGCTAGCAGTAACACCATAGTGTATGTTCTGGAGTACATCATTGAAGAGAGCAAGAAGATGAAGAGGGAAGGAGAAGGAGATGGTGAATGGGGAATGATACTGGCTTTTGGACCTGGAGTTACTTTTGAGGGAATTTTAGCAAGGAAGCTTGCtgtctaa
- the LOC137725276 gene encoding probable alkaline/neutral invertase B — translation MSAPNADLSHNGDMRHVDSLCSVAEIDEIDFSKLLDKPCLLNMERKRSFDERSLSELSIAVSPHPSSRNAENTSRFFEPPEYVFSPCSRMSLMGTPRSQMGFEPHPMIGEAWATLRRSLVFFRGQPVGTIAASDTTEENLNYDQVFVRDFVPSGLAFLMNGEPEIVKNFILKTLRLQSWEKKIDRFHLGEGVMPASFKVLHDPVRNSETLIADFGESAIGRVAPVDSGFWWIILLRAYTKSTGDSSLAELPECQKGMRLILSLCLSEGFDTFPTLLCADGCCMIDRRMGVYGYPIEIQALFFMALRCALLLLKHDDEGKEFIERISKRLHALSYHMRSYFWLDFKQLNDIYRYKTEEYSHTAVNKFNVIPDSLPDWVFDFMPTRGGYFIGNVSPARMDFRWFCLGNCVAILSSLATPEQAMAIMDLIESRWEELAGEMPLKVCYPAIENHEWKIVTGCDPKNTRWSYHNGGSWPVLLWLLTAASIKTGRPQIARRAIELAESRLLKDNWPEYYDGKLGRYVGKQARKFQTWSVAGYLVAKMMLEDPSHLGMIALEDDKQMKPAMRRSNSWTC, via the exons ATGTCAGCGCCCAATGCGGATTTGTCCCACAATGGAGATATGAGACATGTTGATTCACTATGTAGTGTGGCAGAAATAGACGAAATTGATTTTTCAAAGTTACTAGACAAACCATGCCTTCTGAATATGGAGAGAAAAAGATCATTTGATGAGAGGTCACTCAGTGAACTATCTATTGCGGTGTCCCCACATCCCTCATCGAGAAATGCTGAGAACACTTCCAGATTTTTTGAACCTCCTGAGTATGTATTTTCGCCCTGTAGTAGAATGTCACTCATGGGTACCCCTAGGTCCCAGATGGGCTTTGAGCCGCATCCAATGATTGGTGAAGCTTGGGCAACTTTGAGGCGTTCATTGGTGTTTTTCCGTGGTCAGCCAGTTGGGACAATTGCTGCCTCAGATACCACAGAAGAAAATCTTAACTATGATCAG GTGTTTGTTCGAGACTTCGTCCCCAGCGGATTGGCTTTTCTCATGAATGGTGAACCAGAAATAGTTAAAAATTTTATCTTGAAGACTCTTCGTCTTCAGTCATGGGAGAAAAAGATTGATAGGTTTCATCTAGGAGAAGGAGTAATGCCAGCTAGTTTCAAAGTACTACATGATCCAGTCCGGAATAGTGAGACTTTAATAGCAGATTTTGGTGAGAGTGCGATAGGAAGAGTTGCTCCTGTTGATTCTGGATTTTGGTGGATCATATTGCTTCGAGCATACACAAAATCCACTGGAGACTCTTCATTGGCTGAACTGCCTGAATGCCAGAAGGGTATGCGGCTTATTCTAAGTTTATGCCTATCGGAGGGGTTTGATACATTTCCAACCCTTCTTTGTGCTGATGGATGCTGCATGATTGATCGTAGAATG GGTGTTTACGGGTATCCCATCGAAATTCAGGCTCTCTTCTTCATGGCTTTAAGATGTGCTTTGCTTCTTCTTAAGCACGATGATGAGGGGAAGGAGTTTATTGAGCGCatatcaaaacgccttcatgccTTGAGCTATCACATGAGAAGTTACTTTTGGCTAGACTTTAAGCAGTTAAATGACATATATCGTTATAAAACTGAAGAATATTCGCATACAGCAGTCAACAAGTTCAATGTGATACCAGATTCTCTTCCGGACTGGGTTTTTGACTTTATGCCAACTCGTGGTGGTTACTTTATAGGGAATGTCAGTCCTGCCAGAATGGATTTCCGTTGGTTTTGCTTGGGTAATTGTGTAGCGATTCTTTCGTCCTTGGCAACCCCTGAACAAGCTATGGCGATAATGGATCTAATAGAATCACGATGGGAGGAATTGGCTGGAGAAATGCCACTAAAGGTCTGCTATCCAGCAATAGAAAATCATGAATGGAAGATTGTAACAGGCTGCGACCCGAAAAATACTAGATGGAGCTACCACAATGGGGGGTCTTGGCCAG TGCTCTTATGGCTTCTCACTGCTGCATCCATCAAGACCGGGAGGCCCCAGATAGCTAGACGCGCCATTGAACTTGCCGAGAGCAGGTTGCTGAAAGACAACTGGCCCGAGTACTACGATGGGAAACTTGGTCGTTATGTTGGGAAGCAAGCCCGTAAATTCCAGACCTGGTCAGTTGCAGGGTACTTGGTAGCGAAGATGATGTTGGAAGACCCATCTCATTTGGGGATGATAGCGCTCGAGGATGACAAACAGATGAAGCCGGCAATGAGGAGATCAAATTCGTGGACTTGCTAA
- the LOC137725546 gene encoding uncharacterized protein, with the protein MRAPKRPIHTVWTWARRQPSKVQAFLAVVSGMAALVLLRFIVHDHDNLFVAAEAVHSIGISVLIYKLMKEKTCAGLSLKSQELTAMFLAVRLYCSVVMEYDIHTLLDLATLVTTLWVIYMIRFNLKSSYMEDKDNFAIYYVVVPCALLALFIHPSTSHHLLNRISWAFCVYLEAVSVLPQLRVMQNTKIVEPFTAHYVFALGVARFLSCAHWVLQVLDTRGHLLVALGYGLWPSMVLISEIVQTFILADFCYYYIKSVFGGQLVLRLPSGVV; encoded by the exons ATGAGGGCTCCGAAGAGGCCGATCCACACCGTATGGACATGGGCGCGACGCCAGCCGTCCAAAGTTCAGGCCTTTCTGGCCGTCGTTTCGGGCATGGCGGCGCTGGTTCTGCTCCGATTCATCGTCCACGATCACGACAACCTCTTTGTTGCAGCTGAGGCTGTGCACTCGATTGGAATCTCCGTTCTTATCTACAAGCTCATGAAGGAGAAGACTTGCGCTG GGCTATCACTCAAATCGCAGGAACTGACAGCTATGTTTTTAGCTGTGAGATTATACTGTAGTGTAGTTATGGAATATGATATACACACCCTGCTAGATTTAGCTACGCTGGTGACGACCCTCTGGGTCATTTATATGATCCGGTTCAACTTAAAGTCGAGTTACATGGAGGACAAGGACAACTTCGCAATATATTATGTT GTGGTTCCATGTGCTCTACTAGCTCTGTTTATTCATCCATCAACTTCTCATCATTTGTTGAACAGGATTTCCTGGGCATTTTGTGTGTATCTGGAAGCTGTTTCCGTACTGCCTCAGTTGCGGGTCATGCAAAACACAAAG ATTGTTGAGCCATTCACAGCACACTACGTGTTTGCACTGGGCGTCGCAAGGTTTCTCAGCTGTGCCCATTGGGTTCTACAG GTATTAGATACACGAGGGCACTTGCTTGTAGCCTTGGGCTATGGGTTATGGCCTTCCATGGTTCTTATTTCAGAAATTGTCCAGACTTTCATATTAGCAGACTTCTGTTACTACTACATTAAAAG TGTTTTCGGAGGGCAGCTTGTCCTGCGTCTCCCTTCCGGAGTTGTATGA